Part of the Candidatus Zixiibacteriota bacterium genome, GCTCCGGAGAGGACCACCAGGGGGATATCGACGGCGGCGGCGAGATGCGCCAGTCCGGAGTCATTGCCGATGAAGAGACGACAGCGGTACAAAACAGCGGCGGCGGAGCCGATATCGGTTTTGCCGCAGAGATTTATAATTTTGCTGTCACCGGCTGCGACTATTTCACCGGCTTCGAATTCGGCGGCCGCACCTAAAAGAACGACTTTGCAATCGCATTCTGAGATTAGCCTCAATGCCAGTTTGCGATAGTTGTCGGCGCCCCAGCGGCGTGACGTCGCTACCGCCTGCGGCGCGATAGCGACCAGGCGGGAACCCCGCGCGGATGGCGCCAGAAGTCGCTCCGCTTTTTTCTGACTGCCAATGCTTATGTCAAGTTTCGCCGGCGCCGGCGGCAGTTCCTGGCTCGCAAAATGATTTACCAGAGATTGATAAAGAGCGGCGCGATGGAAAACCTTTCCAGTAGGGAGATTGATGCCGTCATTTAAGAGAAATCCCCGCCTGTCGGTGCGGAAGCCGTGGCGGTTTTT contains:
- the waaF gene encoding lipopolysaccharide heptosyltransferase II, whose product is MPNRHESMNTVIIRAPNHLGDCLMALPALRSLIRSGAEHKIYLLAPHWSRPLFDGLPLAEFIPLSGEHLHGWKGILRQSQLLRKYRLTHGIILPPSFSSALAFFLGKVKNRHGFRTDRRGFLLNDGINLPTGKVFHRAALYQSLVNHFASQELPPAPAKLDISIGSQKKAERLLAPSARGSRLVAIAPQAVATSRRWGADNYRKLALRLISECDCKVVLLGAAAEFEAGEIVAAGDSKIINLCGKTDIGSAAAVLYRCRLFIGNDSGLAHLAAAVDIPLVVLSGADNPEETSPISDKKTVIIRDNLPCICCVKNRCPLSDDAFMRCMKDISVDDVFTAAKSRGFCS